One stretch of Priestia megaterium DNA includes these proteins:
- the betB gene encoding betaine-aldehyde dehydrogenase, translating into MLLEQTLTLEKMHINGEWVEARSGEKREIINPFNQEVIAVVTEGNRADTVEAIEAARKAFDAGEWSKFTAAQRGSLLFKVAEEIRNDREELAKLETLNTGKTLVESLADMDGIADVFQYYAGLADKDGGQMIESPNPDSVSRVVREPVGVCSQITPWNYPLLQASWKLAPALAAGNTIVIKPSEITPLTTIHMMKIFERVSFPAGVINIVLGPGATVGQEMAESHLVDLVSFTGGGVSGRKVMQAAAGNFKKIALELGGKNPNIVFADADFDTAVDYALNAVFFHAGQVCSAGARLLVQDDIHDKFVSAVIEQAKKIKLGDGMDEATQMGPVISKEHLAKVEHYIELGKQEGASLVLGGKRPTQDSLQKGLFIEPTIFTNCHGDMKVVQEESFGPIMTIERFSTEEEAVSLANDTIYGLAGAVWTRDMNRAERVVKALRMGTTWINDYHPYFPQAPWGGYKQSGIGRELSHIGLEEYTEIKHIYTNTNPQPMRWFQ; encoded by the coding sequence ATGCTATTGGAACAAACACTTACGCTTGAAAAAATGCACATAAACGGCGAATGGGTTGAAGCACGCAGCGGCGAGAAAAGAGAAATTATAAATCCTTTTAATCAAGAGGTTATCGCTGTCGTTACAGAAGGAAATCGTGCTGATACTGTAGAAGCTATTGAAGCAGCTAGAAAAGCTTTTGATGCAGGTGAATGGTCTAAATTTACAGCGGCCCAAAGAGGTTCTTTACTATTTAAAGTAGCGGAAGAAATTCGTAATGATCGTGAAGAACTCGCTAAACTTGAAACCTTAAATACTGGAAAAACCCTCGTTGAAAGCCTGGCAGACATGGATGGAATTGCTGATGTCTTTCAATACTATGCTGGATTAGCAGATAAAGATGGTGGACAGATGATTGAGTCACCTAATCCCGATTCTGTTAGCCGCGTTGTCCGCGAACCTGTAGGTGTATGCAGCCAAATTACTCCTTGGAATTACCCTTTATTGCAAGCCTCTTGGAAATTGGCTCCGGCACTTGCTGCTGGGAATACAATTGTTATTAAACCAAGCGAAATCACCCCTTTAACAACTATTCATATGATGAAAATTTTTGAAAGAGTTAGCTTTCCAGCAGGCGTCATTAACATTGTACTCGGCCCGGGTGCGACCGTTGGACAAGAAATGGCAGAAAGTCACTTAGTAGATTTAGTTTCCTTTACAGGTGGCGGTGTATCTGGCCGTAAAGTCATGCAGGCTGCCGCAGGCAACTTTAAAAAAATTGCTCTTGAACTCGGTGGGAAAAATCCGAATATCGTCTTTGCTGACGCTGACTTTGACACTGCGGTTGACTATGCATTAAATGCGGTCTTCTTTCATGCCGGTCAAGTTTGTTCAGCTGGTGCGAGATTACTCGTTCAAGATGATATTCACGATAAATTTGTTTCAGCAGTTATTGAACAAGCCAAAAAAATTAAGCTAGGGGACGGCATGGATGAAGCCACTCAAATGGGACCCGTTATCTCAAAAGAACACCTAGCTAAAGTGGAACATTACATTGAGCTTGGCAAACAAGAAGGTGCTTCTCTTGTTTTAGGCGGCAAGCGTCCAACTCAGGACTCTTTACAAAAAGGCTTATTTATCGAACCAACTATTTTTACAAACTGTCATGGGGATATGAAAGTTGTCCAAGAAGAGTCATTCGGTCCGATTATGACAATTGAGCGCTTCAGCACTGAAGAAGAAGCGGTATCACTTGCTAACGATACAATCTATGGATTAGCTGGAGCTGTTTGGACACGTGATATGAATCGAGCTGAACGTGTAGTGAAAGCACTCCGTATGGGAACAACTTGGATTAACGATTATCATCCCTACTTCCCGCAGGCTCCTTGGGGAGGTTATAAGCAATCTGGGATTGGACGAGAGCTTAGCCATATCGGGCTAGAAGAATATACGGAAATTAAACATATTTACACGAATACAAATCCACAGCCAATGCGCTGGTTTCAATAA
- a CDS encoding iron-containing alcohol dehydrogenase: protein MFMRFERMERLKSFEMPTVVKHGIGAVKHTGEEVKNLGVSKVLLVTDPGVKKVGLADPVIASLKEADVDVILFDQVEANPSIHVVADGTKMYKENECNGLVAVGGGSSMDTAKAIGVEVAHNAPVLDYEAAEGKKPLTKRIPPLTTIPTTAGTGSEVTQWAVITDPVREFKFNTGGPLIAAHLTIIDPELHVSMPSHITAGTGIDALAHAIECYTCHFAQPMTDSVALLAIEYVGKYLRRAVANGQDIEARYGMAHAAMLAGLSYGSESAGAAHAMAQTLGGIYPIAHGPCVAAMLGPVMEYNWMGEPEKFARIAQALGVNTHELTLEEAAQAAVREVYQLVKDVQIPSLEEQGVPKEAVSRLAQEAFNDPQTVGNPRDLTVKSYEWIYNRCFEATPLTV, encoded by the coding sequence ATGTTTATGCGATTTGAAAGAATGGAACGTTTAAAAAGTTTTGAGATGCCAACGGTTGTAAAACATGGAATTGGTGCTGTAAAACACACTGGAGAGGAAGTTAAAAATCTAGGTGTATCTAAAGTTTTATTGGTAACAGACCCAGGTGTAAAGAAAGTAGGTTTAGCAGATCCTGTAATCGCTAGTTTAAAAGAAGCGGACGTAGACGTTATTCTATTTGACCAAGTAGAAGCCAACCCTTCTATTCATGTAGTAGCGGACGGCACAAAAATGTACAAAGAAAATGAATGCAACGGACTAGTAGCTGTTGGGGGCGGAAGTTCAATGGATACGGCAAAAGCTATTGGTGTAGAAGTAGCCCATAATGCTCCCGTCTTAGATTATGAAGCAGCTGAAGGGAAAAAACCTTTAACAAAACGTATTCCTCCTTTAACAACAATCCCTACAACTGCGGGTACAGGAAGTGAAGTCACACAATGGGCCGTCATTACGGATCCTGTTCGTGAGTTTAAATTTAATACAGGTGGACCTTTAATTGCTGCTCACTTAACAATTATTGATCCAGAACTGCACGTATCTATGCCTTCACATATTACGGCCGGTACAGGAATTGACGCATTAGCTCATGCAATTGAATGTTATACATGCCACTTTGCACAACCAATGACAGACTCTGTTGCTTTATTGGCTATTGAGTACGTTGGAAAATACTTACGACGTGCAGTTGCAAATGGACAGGACATCGAAGCACGCTATGGAATGGCGCATGCAGCTATGCTTGCTGGCCTTTCATATGGAAGTGAATCTGCAGGAGCAGCCCACGCGATGGCTCAAACATTAGGAGGCATTTATCCAATTGCCCATGGCCCTTGCGTAGCAGCAATGCTAGGTCCTGTAATGGAATATAACTGGATGGGTGAGCCTGAAAAATTTGCGCGCATAGCTCAAGCTTTAGGAGTTAATACACATGAATTAACTCTTGAAGAAGCAGCTCAAGCAGCTGTTCGTGAAGTATATCAACTAGTTAAAGATGTACAAATCCCTTCTTTAGAAGAACAAGGTGTTCCAAAAGAAGCGGTTTCTCGCTTAGCTCAAGAAGCATTTAATGATCCACAAACAGTTGGTAACCCTCGTGATTTAACTGTAAAAAGTTACGAATGGATTTATAACCGCTGTTTTGAAGCTACGCCATTAACCGTATAA
- the cudC gene encoding choline uptake/conversion transcriptional regulator CudC, translating into MSDVQEYHDLLKEAEDVVVSALADTMDLYGVTPSVGRLYGMLYFMDEPVTLDQMSEELGMSKPTMSTSIRSLQNIDMVHKVWKKGVRKDLYEAEKDFSKSFFSFFCKKWQREISVNLEAIEEAENKLQILLNDEDVPEEIAVKAKRNLAQIIESKQYYHFLKKVVKVFDDRRIIDILNEELAKE; encoded by the coding sequence ATGAGTGATGTTCAAGAGTATCATGATTTATTAAAAGAAGCAGAAGATGTGGTTGTCAGCGCTTTAGCTGATACAATGGATTTATATGGTGTCACACCTTCAGTAGGAAGGCTGTATGGCATGCTTTATTTTATGGATGAGCCTGTTACATTAGATCAAATGAGTGAAGAATTGGGTATGAGTAAACCAACGATGAGTACATCCATTCGTTCACTGCAAAATATTGATATGGTCCACAAAGTGTGGAAAAAAGGTGTTCGAAAAGACTTATATGAAGCAGAAAAAGATTTTTCTAAGTCCTTTTTTTCATTTTTCTGTAAGAAGTGGCAAAGAGAAATTTCAGTTAACTTAGAGGCAATCGAAGAAGCGGAAAACAAGCTGCAGATTCTTTTAAATGATGAAGATGTGCCTGAGGAGATCGCAGTAAAAGCAAAGCGTAATTTAGCGCAGATTATAGAGTCAAAACAGTATTATCATTTCTTAAAAAAAGTAGTGAAAGTTTTTGACGACCGAAGAATCATCGATATTTTAAATGAAGAATTAGCGAAAGAGTAA
- the csrA gene encoding carbon storage regulator CsrA: MLVLTRKLNETIKIGDEIEVTVLAVNGDQVKLGIQAPKSVDIHRQEVYEEIRNENKSASQITLHAIDMLKQLPKKK; the protein is encoded by the coding sequence ATGCTTGTTTTAACTCGAAAGTTAAATGAAACAATCAAAATAGGTGATGAAATTGAAGTGACCGTCCTTGCAGTTAATGGTGATCAAGTAAAGTTAGGAATTCAAGCTCCAAAGTCTGTAGATATTCATAGACAAGAGGTTTATGAAGAAATACGTAACGAAAATAAAAGTGCTTCTCAAATTACATTACATGCTATTGATATGCTGAAACAATTACCGAAAAAGAAATAA
- the fliW gene encoding flagellar assembly protein FliW, which translates to MKISTSYHGDIEIDNQQTLTFNQGIPGFLEETEFVILPLPEAEAFQVMQSIQTKELAFIITDPFQFFLDYDFQLEPQEIEKLQLQQAEDAAVYVLLTMSDSVEKITANLQAPVIINTKQQLAKQVILMNTAYETKHRLFE; encoded by the coding sequence ATGAAAATTTCAACAAGCTATCATGGAGATATAGAAATAGATAATCAGCAAACACTGACATTCAATCAAGGGATTCCAGGTTTTTTGGAAGAAACTGAATTTGTTATTTTACCACTTCCGGAAGCCGAAGCTTTCCAAGTTATGCAGTCTATTCAAACCAAAGAATTAGCTTTTATTATCACGGATCCATTTCAGTTTTTTTTAGATTATGATTTTCAACTAGAACCTCAGGAAATCGAAAAGCTTCAATTACAACAAGCGGAAGATGCAGCTGTTTACGTATTGCTTACGATGTCAGATTCTGTGGAAAAGATAACGGCTAATTTGCAGGCTCCTGTTATTATTAATACAAAACAACAGCTTGCTAAGCAAGTGATTTTAATGAATACAGCTTACGAAACGAAGCACAGGTTATTTGAGTAA